The genomic window TAGGCAACATCTGGGCACTTCAGGCCTCATAGCCACTGCTCCGTATGTTCAGCTCGGGGGGGGGTGAGAACCTTTGCCAAGCGATTGACCGCTGAACGAAGTGCAGCCGTTACTCGATGCCACGGGCCTTGAATTACCGGTGATAGTCAATGCGGTCGGTCGTGCAGCGCTGCGCGAGTGACTGTGATCAGCCTGCACCAGCCCCTCAAGACCCCGCCGGCATCACCCGCAACACCCGCCCCTGCGGGCTGTCCGTCAGCAGATAGACCGCGCCATCCGGCCCCACGCGCACGTCGCGCAGGCGTTCGCCCAGTTCCTTGAACAGCAGCTCCTGCGGGCCGGGCGTGCCGTTGCTCATGGGCACCCGGCGCACGCTGCGCTCGGCCAGCGCAGCCACCAGGAAGCTGCCGCGCCAAGCGGGGAACAGCGCGCCCTCGTACCAGGCCAGCCCGGCAGGCGCGATGGAAGGCGTCCACTCCGTCAGCGGCTCGGTGATGCCGGGCAGGCTGCGGTAGGGGGTGATGCGGGCGTAGGTGTAGTCCACGCCGCCGGTGGTGAGGGGCCAGCCGTAGTTGGCGCCGGGCGCGAGCCGGTTGAGTTCGTCGCCGCCGCGCGAGCCGTGTTCGTGCGCATAGGGCACACCCTGCACCACCACCACGCCCTGCGGATTGCGGTGGCCGATGCTGTAGATCTCGGGCAAGGCGCCCTCGCGGTTCACAAAGGGGTTGTCGGCGGGCACGCGGCCGTCGGGGTGGATGCGCAGGAACTTGCCCAGGTGGGTGTGCAGGCGCTGGGCATCGGTGCGCTCGTGGTTGCCGTCGCCCATGCCGAACAGCAGGCTGCCGTCGGGCAGCCAGGCCATGCGGCCACCGAAGTGCTGCGTGTCGGATTTGGCAGGCCTGGACGTGAAGACGGGCCGCAGCTCCAGCAGCTGGCGCCCGTCGAAACGGGCGCTGACGACGCGCAGGTGGTTGGCCTCGCGTGTGCCGTGGGCGAACGAGAGAAACAGCCGCCGGTTGCTGGCGTAGTCCGGGTCCAGCAGGATGT from Gemmatimonadaceae bacterium includes these protein-coding regions:
- a CDS encoding PQQ-dependent sugar dehydrogenase, which produces MRAIMKYLLALLLTLLATATPAQTAAQTVAYRIETVASGLDHPWSLAFLPGGGLLVTERAGRLRVIEPGADGRLQLRAEPVAGVPPVLALGQAGLFDILLDPDYASNRRLFLSFAHGTREANHLRVVSARFDGRQLLELRPVFTSRPAKSDTQHFGGRMAWLPDGSLLFGMGDGNHERTDAQRLHTHLGKFLRIHPDGRVPADNPFVNREGALPEIYSIGHRNPQGVVVVQGVPYAHEHGSRGGDELNRLAPGANYGWPLTTGGVDYTYARITPYRSLPGITEPLTEWTPSIAPAGLAWYEGALFPAWRGSFLVAALAERSVRRVPMSNGTPGPQELLFKELGERLRDVRVGPDGAVYLLTDSPQGRVLRVMPAGS